A single genomic interval of Camelina sativa cultivar DH55 chromosome 11, Cs, whole genome shotgun sequence harbors:
- the LOC109124436 gene encoding histidinol dehydrogenase, chloroplastic-like — protein MSLNLSRISLLSSPRISISTHASQKGYVRCSAMKSYRLSELSYSQVESLKSRPRIDFSSIFTTVNPIIDAVRSKGDAAVKEYTEKFDKVQLNNVVEDVSELSIPELDSNVKEAFDVAYDNIYAFHFAQKSTEKSVENMKGVRCKRVSRSIGSVGLYVPGGTAVLPSTALMLAIPAQIAGCKTVVLATPPSKDGSICKEVLYCAKKAGVTHILKAGGAQAIAAMAWGTDSCPKVEKIFGPGNQYVTAAKMILQNSEAMVSIDMPAGPSEVLVIADKHASPVYIAADLLSQAEHGPDSQVVLVVVGDGVDLKAIEEEIAKQCKSLPRGEFASKALSHSFTVFARDMIEAISFSNLYAPEHLIINVKDAEKCEGLIENAGSVFIGPWTPESVGDYASGTNHVLPTYGYARMYSGVSLDSFLKFMTVQSLTEEGLRNLGPYVATMAEIEGLDAHKRAVTLRLKDIEAKQLSQTN, from the exons ATGTCACTCAATCTGTCTCGTATTTCACTTCTCTCATCCCCTCGTATCTCAATTTCAACTCACGCTTCTCAGAAAG GATACGTTAGATGCTCGGCGATGAAGTCGTATAGATTATCTGAACTTAGTTATTCACAAGTTGAGAGTTTAAAGTCACGCCCTCGCATTGACTTCTCATCTATTTTCACCACT GTGAACCCTATTATTGATGCTGTTCGTAGCAAAGGGGATGCTGCTGTCAAAGA ATATACTGAAAAATTTGACAAAGTTCAGTTGAATAACGTGGTTGAAGATGTGTCCGAGCTTTCTATTCCTGAG CTTGATTCCAATGTAAAAGAAGCGTTTGATGTTGCGTATGACAACATTTATGCGTTTCACTTTGCCCAAAAGTCAACTGAGAAAAGCGTTGAGAATATGAAA GGTGTCAGATGTAAAAGGGTTTCAAGATCTATTGGGTCTGTAGGTCTTTATGTGCCTGGTGGAACAGCTGTTTTGCCATCAACTGCTTTGATGCTTGCAATT cCTGCTCAGATTGCTGGATGTAAAACAGTTGTGCTTGCAACTCCACCATCTAAGGATGGTAGCATATGCAAG GAAGTTCTGTATTGTGCCAAGAAGGCTGGTGTAACTCACATACTCAAAGCTGGTGGAGCACAG GCTATAGCTGCCATGGCCTGGGGAACAGATTCTTGTCCTAAG GTTGAGAAGATCTTTGGTCCTGGGAATCAATATGTTACAGCAGCTAAGATGATTCTTCAA AACAGCGAGGCAATGGTTTCCATTGATATGCCTGCTGGTCCTTCAGAAGTCCTTGTTATCGCTGACAAACATGCTAGTCCAGTTTACATTGCAGCAGACTTACTTTCTCAG GCTGAGCATGGTCCAGATAGTCaagttgttcttgttgttgttggcgaTGGTGTAGATCTCaaagccattgaagaagaaattgccAAGCAGTGTAAAAGCCTTCCTAGAGGAGAGTTTGCTTCAAAAGCACTAAGTCACAGTTTCACAGTATTTGCTCGAGATATGATTGAG GCAATATCTTTCTCAAATCTGTATGCACCCGAACATttgatcatcaatgtcaaagaCGCTGAGAAATGCGAGGGACTGATCGAGAACGCAGGTTCTGTTTTCATAGGGCCATGGACTCCAGAGAGCGTTGGGGATTATGCGAGCGGGACAAACCACGTTCTTCCAACATACGGATATGCAAGAATGTACAGTGGCGTCTCTCTCGACTCTTTCCTGAAGTTCATGACTGTACAATCTTTGACAGAGGAAGGTCTGAGAAACCTTGGTCCTTATGTGGCGACTATGGCTGAAATCGAAGGTTTAGATGCACACAAGAGAGCCGTCACTCTCAGACTCAAGGATATCGAAGCCAAACAGCTTTCCCAAACAAATTGA
- the LOC104727021 gene encoding LOW QUALITY PROTEIN: DNA topoisomerase 3-alpha-like (The sequence of the model RefSeq protein was modified relative to this genomic sequence to represent the inferred CDS: substituted 1 base at 1 genomic stop codon) yields the protein MSRRGGGPVTVLNVAEKPSVAKSVAGILSNGSFRTREGRSRYNKIFEFDYAINGQPCRMLMTSVIGHLMELEFSDRYRKWHSCDPADLYQAPVMKHVPEDKKDIKKTLEEEARNSDWLVLWLDCDREGENIAFEVVDVCRAVKHNLFIRRAHFSALIAREIHEAVQNLRDPNQLFAEAVDARQEIDLRIGASFTRFQTMLLRDRFAIDSTGEERSRVISYGPCQFPTLGFIVERYWEIQAHEPEEFWTINCSHQXEEGIATFNWMRGHLFDYASAVILYEMCVEEPTATVMNVPHPRERFKYPPYPLNTIELEKRASRYFRLSSEHTMKVAEELYQAGFISYPRTETDSFSSRTDLRAMVEEQTRHPAWGSYAQRLLEPEGGLWRNPGNGGHDDKAHPPIHPTKFSSGESNWSRDHLNVYELVVRHYLACVSQPAVAAETTVEIDISGERFSAYGRAILAKNYLEVYRFESWGGSVIPVYEKGQQFIPTTLTLDSAVTRPPPLLCEADLLSCMDKAGIGTDATMHDHIKKLLDRGYATKDANTRFSPTHLGEALVMGYDDMGYELWKPNLRAVMEHDMNEVSVGRKTKAEVLETCLQQMKACFLDARVKKSKLLEAMTIFFERSNNTDEGENQTAGEVVRRCNLCNESDMALRKNRDGNFMVGCMNYPQCRNAVWLPGPTLEASVTTNACQSCGPGPVYKILFKFRQIGIPPGFDVNHLGCVGGCDDILKQLIDICGTGSRSQARRAPDTVPPNNIRGSNTRQSNVCVHCQQRGHASANCPSRASASRNSRPTGTNPINDESTVSCNTCGAPCVLRTASTEANRGRKFFSCQTQGCSFFAWEDSISNSGGNATTWSNSGGSGRRGSRGRGRGGRGGQSGGGRRGSGTSFVSATGEPVSAIRCFSCGDPSHFANACPNRNS from the exons ATGTCGCGACGAGGCGGCGGCCCCGTGACGGTGTTGAACGTCGCGGAGAAGCCGTCTGTGGCGAAGTCAGTGGCGGGGATTCTGTCCAATGGAAGTTTCCGGACTCGAGAGGGTAGGTCTCGCTACAACAAAATCTTCGAGTTCGATTACGCCATTAATGGCCAGCCATGTCGTATGCTAATGACTTCCGTCATCGGTCACCTGATGGAGCTTGAGTTTTCCGATCGCTACCGCAAATGGCACTCCTGCGACCCGGCAGATCTGTACCAAGCTCCGGTCATGAAACACGTTCCCGAG GACAAAAAGGATATTAAGAAGACATTGGAGGAGGAAGCAAGGAACAGTGACTGGCTTGTGCTGTGGCTTGATTGTGATAGGGAAGGTGAAAACATTGCTTTTGAAGTTGTTGATGTTTGCAGAGCTGTCAAACATAATCTTTTTATACGGAGGGCGCATTTCTCTGCGTTAATTGCCAG GGAAATTCACGAAGCAGTTCAAAATCTTAGAGATCCTAATCAACTGTTTGCTGAGGCTGTAGATGCTAGACAA GAAATAGACCTACGCATTGGTGCTTCTTTCACTAGATTTCAGACTATGTTGCTGAGAGATAGGTTTGCTATTGACTCCACGGGTGAGGAGAGGAGTCGTGTTATAAGTTATGGTCCTTGTCAG TTTCCTACACTTGGCTTTATTGTAGAGCGATACTGGGAGATCCAGGCACATGAACCAGAAGAGTTTTGGACAATCAACTGTTCTCACCAATGAGAAGAAGGCATTGCCACCTTTAATTGGAT GCGTGGTCATCTCTTCGATTATGCTTCAGCTGTCATATTATATGAGATGTGTGTTGAAGAACCTACTGCCACC GTAATGAATGTCCCACATCCAAGGGAACGATTCAAATATCCTCCTTATCCTTTGAACACCATTGAACTTGAAAAACGTGCTTCAAGATACTTCCGCCTGAGTTCAGAGCACACTATGAAG GTGGCAGAAGAATTATATCAGGCTGGTTTCATCAGCTATCCTCGTACAGAGACTGATTCTTTTTCGAGCAGGACAGATCTACGT GCTATGGTGGAGGAACAAACAAGACATCCTGCGTGGGGTTCATATGCACAAAGACTACTGGAACCTGAGGGGGGGCTCTGGAGAAACCCTGGTAATGGTGGTCATGATGACAAGGCTCACCCACCCATTCACCCAACAAAGTTTTCTAGCGGAGAGTCTAACTGGAGCAGAGATCACCTT AATGTATATGAGCTAGTTGTTCGCCATTACCTAGCATGTGTTTCCCAGCCAGCAGTTGCTGCTGAAACTACCGTCGAAATTGATATTTCTGGTGAGCGCTTTTCTGCATATGGGAGAGCAATATTAGCT AAAAATTACCTGGAGGTGTACCGCTTTGAGTCATGGGGAGGTTCAGTGATTCCCGTGTATGAAAAAGGGCAGCAG TTTATCCCAACAACTTTGACTCTTGATTCAGCTGTAACAAGGCCACCACCGCTATTGTGTGAAGCTGACTTACTGAGTTGTATGGACAAG GCAGGCATTGGCACCGATGCGACAATGCACGACCACATAAAGAAACTTCTTGATCGGGGTTATGCTACAAAAGATGCTAATACACGGTTTTCTCCAACCCACCTG GGTGAGGCGCTTGTGATGGGATATGATGACATGGG GTATGAACTTTGGAAACCAAATCTCAGAGCTGTCATGGAACATGATATGAATGAAGTTAGTGTTGGGAGGAAGACTAAAGCTGAAGTTCTTGAAACATGTTTGCAGCAAATGAAAGCTTGTTTCTTAGAT GCAagagtaaaaaaatcaaagctccTAGAAGCAATGACAATTTTCTTTGAAAG ATCTAATAACACTGATGAAGGTGAAAATCAGACAGCTGGTGAAGTTGTCCGACGATGCAATCTCTGCAATGAATCAGATATGGCACTCAGGAAGAACcgg GATGGCAATTTCATGGTTGGATGCATGAATTATCCTCAG TGTCGAAATGCAGTCTGGCTTCCTGGACCGACACTGGAAGCATCTGTCACTACTAATGCTTGTCAATCCTGTGGTCCAG GCCCAGTCTACAAGATACTTTTCAAGTTCCGTCAAATTGGAATTCCACCAGGCTTTGATGTTAATCACTTGG GTTGTGTCGGTGGCTGTGATGACATTCTTAAACAGTTGATAGACATATGTGGAACTGGATCCCGTTCTCAAG CAAGGAGAGCTCCAGATACTGTACCTCCAAACAATATCCGAGGAAGCAATACAAGACAGAGTAATGTCTGCGTACATTGTCAGCAACGAGGACATGCTTCTGCTAATTGTCCCTCACGGGCTTCAGCATCTCGAAATTCTCGTCCTACTGGAACAAATCCGATAAATG ATGAGAGTACAGTATCATGTAACACTTGTGGAGCACCATGTGTTCTTCGTACAGCCAGCACAGAAGCTAACAGGGGAAGAAAATTCTTCTCATGTCAGACACAGGGCTGCAGTTTCTTTGC ATGGGAAGATAGCATCAGCAACAGTGGTGGGAATGCAACAACATGGTCTAATAGCGGTGGAAGCGGTAGACGTGGCAGCCGTGGTCGTGGCCGTGGAGGTAGAGGTGGCCAAAGTGGTGGAGGACGACGCGGCAGTGGAACAAGCTTCGTCTCTGCAACTGGAGAGCCAGTTAGTGCTATAAGGTGCTTCTCATGTGGGGATCCTTCACATTTTGCTAACGCTTGTCCTAATCGTAACTCATAA
- the LOC104727015 gene encoding ultraviolet-B receptor UVR8 codes for MAEEMVADEVTAPPLKVLIISAGASHSVALLSGDIVCSWGRGEDGQLGHGDAEDRPSPTQLSALDGHQIVSVTCGADHTVAYSQSGLEVYSWGWGDFGRLGHGNSSDLFTPLPIKALRGIRIKQIACGDSHCLAVTMDGEVQSWGRNQNGQLGLGDTEDSLVPRKIQAFEGIRIKMVAAGAEHTAAVTEDGDLYGWGWGRYGNLGLGDRNDRLVPERVTSAAGEKMSMVACGWRHTISVSYSGALYTYGWSKYGQLGHGDIEDHLVPHKLEALGNSFISQISGGWRHTMALTSDGKLYGWGWNKFGQVGVGNNFDQCSPVQVRFPDDQKVVQVSCGWRHTLAVTERNNVFAWGRGTNGQLGIGESVDRNFPKIIEALSVDGARGQHIESSNIDPSSGKSWVSPSERYAVVPDETGLTDGSNKGNGGDISVPQTDVKRVRI; via the exons ATGGCGGAGGAGATGGTGGCTGATGAAGTTACGGCTCCTCCTCTTAAGGTTCTTATCATCTCCGCTGGTGCTAGCCACTCCGTCGCTCTTCTCT CTGGTGACATTGTTTGCTCTTGGGGTCGAGGAGAGGATGGGCAGTTAGGTCACGGAGATGCAGAGGATCGACCTTCTCCAACGCAGCTTAGTGCCTTAGATGGTCACCAAATTGTTTCCGTTACCTGTGGTGCTGATCACACTGTTGCTTATTCTCAATCTGGCTTGGAGGTCTACAGTTGGGGATG GGGTGATTTTGGGAGATTAGGCCATGGTAACTCAAGCGACTTGTTTACTCCCCTGCCAATCAAAGCTTTGCGCGGTATTCGGATAAAGCAGATTGCTTGTGGGGATAGTCATTGTTTGGCTGTCACAATGGACGGAGAAGTCCAGAg TTGGGGGCGCAACCAGAATGGTCAACTTGGTCTGGGGGACACAGAAGATTCTCTAGTACCTCGGAAGATTCAAGCCTTTGAG GGAATACGAATCAAAATGGTTGCTGCTGGTGCAGAACACACTGCTGCGGTTACAGAAGATGGTGATCTTTATGGATGGGGATGGGGTAGATATGGAAATTTGGGATTAGGTGACCGGAATGACCGCTTGGTTCCTGAAAGAGTTACATCTGCTGCT GGTGAGAAGATGTCCATGGTTGCTTGTGGATGGCGGCACACAATATCAGTTTCCTACTCTGGAGCATTATACACATATGGATGGAGCAAATATGGACAGCTAGGACATGGAGACATAGAGGATCACCTTGTTCCTCACAAACTGGAAGCACTGGGCAACAGTTTTATCTCCCAG atttcaGGAGGTTGGAGACATACAATGGCATTGACTTCAGATGGAAAACTATATGGATGGGGTTGGAATAAG TTTGGGCAAGTAGGAGTCGGCAATAATTTTGATCAGTGTTCTCCTGTGCAAGTGCGATTTCCCGATGATCAG AAAGTAGTTCAAGTCTCATGTGGATGGAGACATACTTTGGCTGTCACTGAAAGAAATAATGTGTTTGCTTGGGGTAGAGGTACAAATGGACAGCTCGGCATCGGAGAGTCCGTTGACAG GAACTTTCCAAAGATTATAGAGGCACTGAGCGTGGATGGAGCAAGGGGACAACATATAGAATCTTCTAATATTGATCCATCTTCAG GGAAAAGCTGGGTGTCACCTTCAGAGAGATATGCGGTTGTTCCTGATGAAACT GGTCTAACCGATGGTTCAAACAAAGGGAATGGAGGTGATATCAGTGTCCCACAAACTGATGTCAAGCGTGTACGAATTTGA
- the LOC104727020 gene encoding farnesylcysteine lyase produces the protein MKNSPIAFSLLLTLISPVLLRCSGEFTGGIEDESPPTVCIVGSGIGGSSVAHFLRNYSVSTGLNRAKILMFERHEIVGGRMRTVTVAGDVFEAGGSILHPKNYHVKDFVERFNLTVRLPTPIEESSAIGIWDGKSFIVKTFGSRIKFPFLDSIISYLNDLYLFLRYGFSLLRMSSFIENTVDNFLKYYESLESRPIFDNVEGMLKWSGLFNLTKLTLQDKLSEAQLSPLLVNELVAVITRINYGQSVLISGLAGAVSMAGSGGGLWSVEGGNWQMAAKLINHSDVTLHLNEEIESISHLGNYYELKSSKGNSFKCDVTVVATPLDEVDIQFSPASSIPKRKLQHTHATFVRGLLNPGYFGMKSVSDVPALVGTLEDPLIPFSCISILRKYSDTDMTYKIFTRQPASESLLDELFSTRTETIRIDWGAYPKYHAPEVFAPFILDDHHLYYVNAFENAASTMETSAVAGENIARLIISRFMTKESLSSSDKRSCSSGLHSDL, from the exons atgaaaaattctcCGAtagctttctctcttctcctcacTCTAATATCGCCGGTTCTTCTACGTTGCTCCGGCGAATTCACCGGTGGCATCGAGGATGAATCTCCGCCGACCGTATGTATCGTCGGGAGTGGGATCGGAGGCTCATCCGTAGCTCACTTCCTCCGTAACTACTCTGTTTCCACCGGCTTAAATCGAGCCAAGATCCTGATGTTTGAGCGTCACGAGATAGTCGGTGGACGTATGAGAACAGTTACTGTCGCCGGTGATGTTTTCGAGGCCGGTGGTTCGATTCTGCATCCGAAGAACTATCACGTTAAGGATTTCGTCGAGAGGTTTAATCTGACGGTTCGATTGCCGACGCCGATTGAAGAATCTTCAGCGATTGGAATCTGGGATGGGAAGAGTTTCATTGTTAAAACCTTCGGGTCCCGTATCAAATTTCCTTTTTTGGATTCGATCATCTCTTACTTGAATGATCTCTACTTGTTCTTGCGTTATGGGTTCTCACTGTTGAGAATGAGCAGCTTCATTGAG AATACAGTTGATAATTTCTTGAAGTACTATGAAAGCCTAGAGTCAAGACCTATCTTCGACAATGTTGAAGGGATGCTTAAATGGTCAGGATTATTCAATCTCACAAAGCTCACTCTACAAGATAAATTATCTGAAGCTCAGCTTTCTCCTTTACTAGTCAACGAGCTGGTTGCA GTTATTACAAGGATAAACTATGGACAGAGTGTACTCATCAGTGGACTAGCAGGTGCAGTCTCTATGGCGGGTTCAGGTGGTGGTTTATGGTCTGTTGAAGGCGGAAACTGGCAGATGGCTGCAAAGCTGATTAATCATTCTGATGTTACATTACACCTGAACGAGGAAATTGAATCCATTTCACATCTCGGTAATTATTACGAGCTTAAGTCCTCAAAAGGAAACAGCTTCAAGTGCGATGTCACGGTAGTTGCCACACCATTAGACGAGGTGGATATACAGTTCTCACCCGCGAGCTCAATTCCAAAGAGGAAATTACAACACACACACGCAACATTCGTGAGAGGACTTTTAAATCCA GGATATTTTGGGATGAAATCAGTTTCTGATGTTCCAGCTTTGGTGGGAACCCTTGAAGATCCTCTAATTCCAttctcatgcatctcaattctAAGGAAATATAGTGACACAGATATGACATACAAGATATTTACGCGGCAACCTGCATCAGAGTCATTACTTGATGAGCTCTTCAG TACGAGAACCGAAACCATTCGAATAGACTGGGGTGCATATCCCAAGTACCACGCGCCTGAAGTATTTGCACCGTTCATATTAGATGATCATCACTTGTACTATGTGAATGCTTTTGAAAACGCAGCAAGCACAATGGAGACAAGTGCAGTTGCTGGTGAGAACATTGCCAGACTCATCATATCCAGATTCATGACAAAGGAATCATTATCTTCCTCAGACAAAAGAAGCTGTAGTTCTGGTCTGCACTCAGACTTATAG
- the LOC104727016 gene encoding serine/threonine-protein phosphatase 7: MEPVPPSPIIWPNGGELTNEWVHGLISSFEWSSWNLPPSQLPSLLPVNVFDSLVLTASKILHKERNCVHINDLDSESNVVVVGDIHGQLHDLLFLLKDTGFPCQNRVYVFNGDYVDRGAWGLETFLVLLSWKVLMPDRVYLLRGNHESKYCTSMYGFEREVLTKYGDKGKHVYRKCLGCFEGLPLASIIAGRVYTAHGGLFRSPVLPKRTKGKKNRRVVLLEPEPSSLKLGTLDELMQARRSVLDPPWEGSNLIPGDVLWSDPSMTHGLSPNEQRGIGLLWGPDCTEDFLKKYELKLIIRSHEGPDAREKRTGLGGMDKGYTIDHTVESGKLITIFSAPDYPQFQATEERYKNKGAYIILQAPDFSDPQFHSFEAVKPRPKAHPYYDFENVIDSDDEMDKSAMDANDEQPNC, from the exons ATGGAACCTGTTCCACCATCTCCCATTATATGGCCAAATGGAGGTGAACTCACGAACGAGTGGGTACATGGGCTTATTTCATCTTTCGAATGGTCTTCATGGAATCTACCTCCTTCCCAGTTACCTTCACTATTGCCAGTCAACGTCTTTGATTCCCTCGTCCTCACTGCTTCCAAAATCCTCCACAAAGAGCGTAACTGTGTTCATATCAATGATCTTGATTCTGAGTCCAACGTTGTTGTGGTTGGTGACATTCATGGTCAGCTTCATGACCTTCTTTTCCTATTGAAAGATACTGGCTTTCCATGTCAAAACCGGGTTTATGTTTTCAACGGAGATTATGTGGATCGTGGTGCTTGGGGACTCGAGACCTTCCTTGTCCTCTTGTCCTGGAAG gTTTTAATGCCGGATAGAGTCTACCTTCTCCGTGGTAATCATGAATCAAAGTATTGTACATCCATGTACGGTTTTGAAAGGGAAGTGCTTACAAAATACGGTGACAAGGGAAAACATGTGTACCGCAAATGTTTAGGGTGCTTTGAAGGTCTTCCTTTGGCTTCCATAATTGCAGGACGTGTTTATACAGCACATGGAGGGCTTTTCCGCAGCCCAGTCTTGCCTAAGAGAACAAAGGGGAAAAAGAACCGTCGTGTAGTTCTTCTAGAACCTGAGCCGAGCTCTTTGAAACTCGGTACTTTAGATGAGTTGATGCAAGCTCGAAGATCAGTTCTTGATCCTCCTTGGGAAGGTTCAAACTTGATTCCTGGGGATGTTTTATGGTCTGACCCTTCAATGACTCATGGCCTTTCCCCAAATGAACAGAGAGGCATTGGTCTTCTTTGGGGTCCTGATTGTACAGAGGATTTTTTGAAGAAATACGAACTAAAG TTAATCATCAGATCACATGAAGGTCCAGATGCTAGAGAGAAGAGAACTGGTCTTGGTGGAATGGACAAAGGATATACAATAGATCACACTGTCGAATCTGGAAAGCTTATCACTATTTTCAGTGCACCAGACTATCCACAATTCCAA GCAACTGAAGAGAGGTACAAAAACAAAGGAGCGTATATTATATTGCAGGCTCCTGATTTCTCTGATCCTCAGTTTCATAGTTTCGAAGCTGTTAAACCGCGACCAAAG GCGCATCCGTATTATGACTTTGAAAATGTGattgattctgatgatgaaatGGATAAGTCGGCTATGGATGCCAATGACGAACAACCGAATTGCTGA
- the LOC104729061 gene encoding putative nuclease HARBI1: MEDLLIQPTLDYYERYIHRGPYQTGGGLGWQNLRDRIQNDNAACLQLLRMSFAAFTELCNILSQNYGLQPTQNVSVEESVAMFLRVCGHNEVQRDIGLRFGRNQETVKRKFGEVLRATELLAFDYIKTPTMQELRRIPQHLQADRRYWPFFSGFVGAMDGTHVCVKVKHELQAMYWSRHDRTSFNVMAICDMNILFTYVWNGAPGSCHDTRVLSLAQDGDPEFPLPPGDKYYVVDSGYPNKQGFLAPYRSSRNRVVRYHLSQFNNGPPPMNKEELYNRSHASLRSIIERTFGVWKKKWRILRDDPRYGLEVQKRVIIATMGLHNFIRVSNFSDTDFFEDFSEVHTENEQNDSNEQDEAEREDRPYMANIRDNIADMLWDNRNNRF, encoded by the coding sequence ATGGAAGATTTACTTATACAACCTACATTAGATTACTATGAGCGGTATATTCATAGAGGACCGTACCAGACAGGGGGAGGATTAGGATGGCAGAATCTTCGAGACCGTATTCAAAATGACAACGCTGCATGTCTCCAACTATTGAGAATGTCATTTGCTGCCTTTACAGAGTTATGCAATATTCTCAGTCAGAATTATGGTTTACAACCTACACAAAATGTTAGCGTTGAAGAGAGTGTAGCTATGTTTCTTCGAGTGTGTGGGCACAATGAAGTTCAGCGTGATATTGGCCTAAGATTCGGACGTAATCAAGAGACTGTGAAGAGAAAATTTGGTGAAGTGTTGAGAGCTACTGAGTTGCTTGCCTTTGATTACATAAAGACGCCTACAATGCAAGAACTACGTCGGATTCCACAACATCTTCAAGCGGATCGACGATATTGGCCCTTTTTTAGTGGATTTGTTGGGGCAATGGATGGAACTCATGTATGTGTTAAAGTCAAGCATGAACTGCAAGCCATGTATTGGAGTCGACATGATAGAACAAGCTTCAACGTAATGGCAATATGTGATATGAATATTCTATTCACATATGTTTGGAACGGAGCACCCGGTTCATGTCACGACACAAGAGTACTCTCACTCGCTCAAGATGGTGATCCTGAATTTCCATTGCCTCCTGGAGATAAATATTATGTGGTGGATTCAGGATATCCAAATAAGCAAGGTTTCTTAGCTCCCTACAGATCATCACGAAATCGGGTTGTGAGATACCACTTGTCACAGTTTAACAATGGTCCTCCGCCAATGAACAAAGAAGAGTTATATAACAGATCTCATGCATCTTTACGTTCTATTATAGAACGAACTTTTGGAGtatggaagaagaagtggaggaTTCTTAGGGATGATCCTAGATATGGTTTGGAAGTGCAAAAGAGAGTAATTATCGCCACGATGGGACTCCACAACTTTATTAGAGTTTCGAATTTTTCGGATACAGATTTCTTTGAAGATTTTTCAGAAGTGCATACAGAAAACGAGCAAAATGACTCAAATGAACAAGATGAGGCCGAGAGAGAAGATAGACCATATATGGCAAACATACGAGACAATATTGCTGATATGTTATGGGATAATCGAAAtaatagattttga
- the LOC104727017 gene encoding vacuolar protein sorting-associated protein 20 homolog 1: protein MGNLFVKKPQITEVDRAILSLKTQRRKLAQYQQKLEKVIEAEKEAARDLIREKRKDRALLALRKKRTQEDLLKQVDQWVINVEQQLADIELTSKQKAVFESLKQGNNAIKAIQSELDLDDVQKLMDDTADAKAYQDELNAILGEKLSEEDEEDILAEFDNLESQLIVDEMPEVPTKESEESEKLDLPDVPTKTPVASNAEIKPAESATKTKVLEEPLPA, encoded by the exons atggggAATTTATTCGTGAAGAAACCACAGATCACGGAGGTTGATCGAGCGATTCTATCTCTTAAAACCCAAAGACGCAAGCTTGCTCAATATCAGCaaaag CTTGAGAAAGTGATTGAAGCGGAGAAGGAAGCTGCAAGAGACTTAATCCGAGAAAAGAGAAAGGACAGGGCTTTGTTAGCTTTAAGGAAGAAACGGACTCAGGAAGATTTATTGAAGCAGGTTGATCAGTGGGTCATTAATGTTGAACAACAA TTGGCAGATATTGAACTTACGAGCAAACAAAAGGCAGTGTTTGAGAGCTTAAAACAGGGTAATAATGCTATTAAGGCCATTCAAAGCGAGTTGGACCTTGATGATGTTCAAAAACTAATGGATGATACTGCTGATGCTAAAGCTTATCAAGAT GAGCTGAATGCTATATTGGGAGAGAAACTAtcagaagaggatgaagaagatataTTAGCTGAATTTGACAACCTAGAAAGTCAg CTTATCGTCGATGAGATGCCTGAAGTGCCTACAAAGGAGTCCGAAGAATCTGAGAAGCTGGATCTTCCGGATGTGCCAACAAAAACACCTGTCGCTTCCAATGCGGAAATCAAACCAGCTGAATCCGCCACTAAAACAAAAG TTCTTGAAGAACCTTTGCCGGCTTGA